From one Conexibacter woesei Iso977N genomic stretch:
- a CDS encoding crotonase/enoyl-CoA hydratase family protein, whose protein sequence is MSPEPVSYERRGAAAVVTIDRPQRRNAVDGPTAEALLAALERFEADDDARVMVLTGAGGIAFCAGADLKAIDTYAGRLDDPNGPMGFTRRTPSKPAIAAVDGFALAGGLELALWCDLRIATAQSSFGCPERRWGVPLIDGGTQRLPRIVGLGRALDLILSGRIVDAAEALSMGLVTEVVPDGPDAALTRALEWAEALASFPQATMLADRRAAIEGFGLPLAEGLALEAQAGPETYAAAQSGAARFAGGEGRSGAGAGIS, encoded by the coding sequence ATGTCGCCGGAGCCTGTCTCGTACGAACGCCGCGGCGCCGCCGCGGTGGTGACGATCGACCGACCGCAGCGGCGCAACGCTGTGGACGGTCCGACGGCCGAGGCGCTGCTCGCCGCGCTGGAGCGCTTCGAGGCCGACGACGACGCGCGGGTGATGGTCCTGACCGGCGCGGGCGGGATCGCCTTCTGCGCGGGCGCCGACCTCAAGGCGATCGACACCTACGCCGGGCGCCTGGACGACCCCAACGGGCCGATGGGCTTCACGCGGCGGACGCCGAGCAAGCCCGCGATCGCCGCGGTCGACGGGTTCGCGCTGGCCGGCGGGCTGGAGCTCGCGCTGTGGTGCGACCTGCGGATCGCGACCGCGCAGTCGTCGTTCGGCTGCCCCGAGCGGCGCTGGGGCGTCCCGCTGATCGACGGCGGCACGCAGCGCCTGCCCCGGATCGTCGGGCTCGGCCGCGCGCTGGACCTGATCCTGTCGGGCCGGATCGTCGACGCGGCCGAGGCGTTGTCGATGGGGTTGGTCACCGAGGTCGTCCCCGACGGCCCCGACGCGGCGCTCACGCGCGCGCTGGAGTGGGCCGAGGCGCTGGCGTCGTTCCCGCAGGCGACCATGCTCGCCGACCGCCGCGCGGCGATCGAGGGCTTCGGCCTGCCGCTCGCCGAGGGCCTGGCGCTCGAGGCCCAGGCCGGTCCCGAGACCTACGCGGCGGCCCAGTCCGGCGCGGCGCGCTTCGCGGGTGGCGAGGGCCGCAGCGGCGCGGGCGCCGGGATCTCCTAG
- a CDS encoding SDR family oxidoreductase: MAYFVTGATGFIGRHLVEELLRNRTGDVYVLVRETSRDRLDALIETWPDAERVHPVVGDLGHPNLGVDDAWIAEHRGSIDHFFHLAAIYDMTADEERNEKLNVEGTRNAVDLANALDSGTLHHVSSVAVAGAHRGLFREDMFDEGQKLPSAYHRTKFESERIARDDASSPLRVYRPAIVVGHSQTGVMDKVDGPYYFFKALQKIRGWLPEWAPLVGPELGWTNVVPVDYVAKAMDHIAHADGLDGQTFHLAHPKGQRSGDVLNTMARAGHAPHMAMRIDRKLLDMLPKGTLSMVMKLPALKGVRDSILADFGIPPEVIEHVGFSCQFDTRDTERALADSEIAVPELDTYATKLWDYWERVLDPDLYKDRSFEHAVNGKTVVITGASSGIGLAAAHKVARAGGIPILVARSMDKLQEAKQEIERAGGTAYAYSADLSALDSIDDLVASLLADHASIDVLVNNAGRSIRRSIALSQDRFHDFERTVQLNYLGTIKLTMGLLPHMRERGAGHIVNVSSIGVQTSPPRFSAYVASKAALDAWTRVVSSEVIGDGITFTTIHMPLVRTAMIAPTKIYDSFPTISPDEAGDIICEAIRSKPKQINTRLGTFGEVLYAVAPKAVDQILHMAYKVFPDSAASKGEKDPNEKASVEQIAMANIMRGVHW, from the coding sequence ATGGCGTATTTCGTGACCGGAGCGACGGGGTTCATCGGCCGGCATCTCGTCGAGGAGCTGCTGCGCAACCGCACCGGCGACGTGTACGTGTTGGTCCGCGAGACCTCGCGCGACCGTCTCGACGCGCTGATCGAGACCTGGCCCGACGCTGAGCGCGTCCACCCCGTCGTCGGCGATCTCGGCCACCCCAACCTCGGCGTCGACGACGCCTGGATCGCCGAGCACAGGGGCTCGATCGACCACTTCTTCCACCTCGCGGCGATCTACGACATGACCGCCGACGAGGAGCGCAACGAGAAGCTCAACGTCGAGGGCACGCGCAACGCGGTCGACCTCGCCAACGCGCTCGACAGCGGGACGCTGCACCACGTGTCGTCCGTCGCCGTCGCCGGCGCGCACCGCGGCCTGTTCCGCGAGGACATGTTCGACGAGGGCCAGAAGCTCCCGTCCGCCTACCACCGCACGAAGTTCGAGTCGGAGAGGATCGCCCGCGACGACGCGTCGTCGCCGCTGCGCGTCTACCGCCCCGCGATCGTCGTCGGCCACTCGCAGACCGGCGTGATGGACAAGGTCGACGGGCCCTACTACTTCTTCAAGGCGCTGCAGAAGATCCGCGGCTGGCTGCCCGAGTGGGCGCCGCTGGTCGGGCCGGAGCTGGGCTGGACCAACGTCGTCCCGGTCGACTACGTCGCCAAGGCGATGGACCACATCGCCCACGCCGACGGGCTCGACGGCCAGACGTTCCACCTCGCCCACCCCAAGGGCCAGCGCTCGGGCGACGTCCTCAACACGATGGCCCGTGCCGGCCACGCGCCGCACATGGCGATGCGGATCGACAGGAAGCTGCTCGACATGCTGCCCAAGGGCACGTTGTCGATGGTGATGAAGCTGCCCGCGCTGAAGGGCGTCCGGGACTCGATCCTGGCCGACTTCGGGATCCCGCCGGAGGTCATCGAGCACGTCGGCTTCTCGTGCCAGTTCGACACGCGCGACACCGAGCGCGCGCTGGCCGACAGCGAGATCGCGGTCCCGGAGCTGGACACCTACGCGACCAAGTTGTGGGACTACTGGGAGCGCGTCCTGGACCCGGACCTGTACAAGGACCGGTCCTTCGAGCACGCGGTCAACGGCAAGACGGTGGTCATCACCGGCGCGTCGTCGGGCATCGGCCTGGCCGCCGCGCACAAGGTCGCGCGCGCCGGCGGCATCCCGATCCTGGTCGCGCGGTCGATGGACAAGCTGCAGGAGGCCAAGCAGGAGATCGAGCGCGCCGGCGGCACGGCGTACGCCTACTCCGCGGACCTGAGCGCGCTGGACTCGATCGACGACCTCGTCGCCTCGCTGCTCGCCGACCACGCGTCGATCGACGTCCTGGTCAACAACGCGGGCCGCTCGATCCGGCGCTCGATCGCGCTCTCGCAGGACCGCTTCCACGACTTCGAGCGCACGGTCCAGCTCAACTACCTCGGCACGATCAAGTTGACGATGGGGTTGCTCCCGCACATGCGCGAGCGCGGCGCCGGCCACATCGTCAACGTGTCGTCGATCGGCGTGCAGACCTCGCCGCCGCGCTTCAGCGCCTACGTCGCGTCGAAGGCCGCGCTGGACGCGTGGACGCGCGTCGTGTCGTCCGAGGTCATCGGCGACGGCATCACGTTCACGACCATCCACATGCCCTTGGTCCGGACGGCGATGATCGCGCCGACCAAGATCTATGACTCGTTCCCGACGATCTCGCCGGACGAGGCGGGCGACATCATCTGCGAGGCGATCCGCAGCAAGCCCAAGCAGATCAACACGCGGCTGGGGACGTTCGGCGAGGTGCTCTACGCGGTCGCGCCGAAGGCGGTCGACCAGATCCTGCACATGGCCTACAAGGTGTTCCCGGACTCCGCCGCGTCGAAGGGCGAGAAGGACCCGAACGAGAAGGCCTCGGTCGAGCAGATCGCGATGGCCAACATCATGCGCGGGGTGCACTGGTAG
- a CDS encoding PadR family transcriptional regulator, with the protein MQALKLTPTSFMVLGLLEQAAPAEATPYDIKQWMGFSVDNFWPTPHAQVYREPERLATGGYVTERREETGRRRKFYKITEAGSAALETWRHEPLDDLPELRDAAVLKIFFGADPVVVARHQVAAHEAKLAEYEHLRSNIAEFIPPGQLLALDIGIAHERKEVDLWNEVAAGQVPPTTSAPRA; encoded by the coding sequence TTGCAAGCCCTGAAGCTCACCCCGACCTCGTTCATGGTCCTCGGCCTGCTCGAGCAGGCCGCGCCCGCGGAGGCCACGCCCTACGACATCAAGCAGTGGATGGGCTTCTCGGTGGACAACTTCTGGCCCACGCCGCACGCGCAGGTCTACCGCGAGCCCGAGCGGCTGGCGACCGGCGGCTACGTGACCGAACGCAGGGAGGAGACCGGCCGGCGGCGCAAGTTCTACAAGATCACCGAGGCCGGCTCGGCGGCGCTGGAGACGTGGCGCCACGAGCCGCTCGACGACCTGCCGGAGCTGCGCGACGCCGCCGTCCTCAAGATCTTCTTCGGCGCCGACCCGGTGGTCGTCGCCCGCCACCAGGTCGCCGCGCACGAGGCCAAGCTCGCCGAGTACGAGCACCTCCGCTCCAACATCGCGGAGTTCATCCCGCCCGGCCAGCTCCTCGCGCTCGACATCGGCATCGCCCACGAGCGCAAGGAGGTCGACCTCTGGAACGAGGTCGCGGCCGGTCAGGTCCCGCCTACTACCAGTGCACCCCGCGCATGA
- a CDS encoding DegT/DnrJ/EryC1/StrS family aminotransferase has product MIGVFGARTGAEELAALAPSVRDGWMGMGPQVAAFEAALGDRLGAPLVMVDSGSNALHAAVAALGLPPGSDVLVPSWTWIACANAVALAGHRPVFVDVEEATQNVTAELCAAVLTPRAAAIMVVHYAGKPVDVGAVAALGLPVLEDAAHAIDSALDGRACGTLGAAGIYSFDAVKNLATPDGGAVTAQDPDVLERVRSLRYCGLERSGFAASSNGGAAGRWWETAHTAPFPRMLPNDVSASIGLAQLDRLAANQARRAAIWAHYQRELGELGWLITPEDPGPRERHSWFTYFVRVTDGRRDALAHALLGAGIYTTMRYPPLHRMPAFGAQAQRLPVSERLAETGLNLPLHPALTDAEVDQVVTAVQGF; this is encoded by the coding sequence ATGATCGGCGTCTTCGGCGCGCGCACGGGCGCCGAGGAGCTGGCCGCGCTGGCGCCGAGCGTCCGCGACGGCTGGATGGGCATGGGTCCGCAGGTGGCCGCGTTCGAGGCGGCGCTGGGCGACCGGCTCGGCGCGCCGCTGGTGATGGTCGACAGCGGCTCCAACGCGCTGCACGCGGCGGTCGCCGCGCTCGGCCTGCCGCCGGGCAGCGACGTGCTCGTGCCGTCCTGGACCTGGATCGCCTGCGCCAACGCGGTCGCGCTCGCCGGCCACCGGCCGGTCTTCGTGGACGTCGAGGAGGCCACGCAGAACGTGACCGCTGAGCTGTGCGCAGCGGTCCTGACGCCGCGCGCCGCGGCGATCATGGTGGTGCACTACGCCGGGAAGCCGGTCGACGTCGGCGCGGTCGCCGCGCTCGGCCTGCCGGTCCTGGAGGACGCGGCCCACGCGATCGACTCGGCGCTCGACGGCCGCGCGTGCGGGACGCTCGGCGCCGCCGGGATCTACTCGTTCGACGCCGTCAAGAACCTCGCGACGCCCGACGGCGGCGCGGTCACCGCGCAGGACCCGGACGTCCTGGAGCGCGTGCGCTCGCTGCGCTACTGCGGGCTGGAGCGGTCCGGGTTCGCGGCGTCGTCCAACGGCGGCGCGGCCGGCCGCTGGTGGGAGACCGCGCACACCGCGCCGTTCCCGCGGATGCTGCCCAACGACGTCTCGGCGAGCATCGGCCTGGCGCAGCTCGATCGGCTGGCGGCCAACCAGGCGCGGCGCGCCGCGATCTGGGCCCACTACCAGCGCGAGCTGGGCGAGTTGGGGTGGTTGATCACGCCGGAGGATCCCGGGCCGCGCGAGCGCCACTCGTGGTTCACCTACTTCGTGCGCGTGACCGACGGGCGCCGCGACGCGCTCGCCCACGCGCTGCTCGGCGCCGGGATCTACACCACGATGCGCTACCCGCCGCTGCACCGGATGCCGGCGTTCGGAGCGCAGGCGCAGCGCCTGCCCGTGAGCGAGCGGCTCGCCGAGACCGGCCTGAACCTGCCGCTGCACCCGGCGCTCACCGACGCCGAGGTCGACCAGGTCGTCACGGCCGTTCAGGGGTTCTGA
- a CDS encoding ABC-F family ATP-binding cassette domain-containing protein has translation MAVVIASDLSKDMSGNPLMSGVSFKLERRDRLTIAGRNGAGKTTLLRMLAGETGIDGGELVFQKGVRVALHDQRPPRDQDVTLRDYVLSACKEQLSLEAELASLEVKMAEGDEAAMNRYADTYAKFEAAGGYGWRDRAGNYLHGLGFADEALDRKLDTFSGGQLTRASLARALAVEADLLLLDEPTNHLDIESLEWLERTLTGLDCAICLVAHDRWFLEAVGTAVLELELGRSKYFRGTWHAWRREQAAREMALGKAIEKQQAEIARMEAFVERFRAKASKARAAQSRVKALNKIERVDRDPRDTRELGFSFAKPERTGRVIFELEDGRLEVGEGERHKLLVEDGELWLERGEHVALVGPNGTGKTTLIEALAGARPLDGGKLRTGHNLKVGYLSQHDSELEGLGSARTVAEACVKRTGLTPGKARSLLGKFLFSGEDAEKPLDGLSGGERKRLALAILLSQGANVLILDEPTNHLDLESREALEDALKGFEGALLLVTHDRALLEAVGTRTVALEHQRLRSYLGDWVEYARIREERRAAGEDPDGPPPARAKAAAKPKPSKAKAAAPAVAVAAAPKANGNGAATATVPAPSKNAQKQTAKLEKAIETAEAALASLEEELAAPEAWATQYESAKNTARHTAARRAVDDAYAALEEHLDKIGA, from the coding sequence GTGGCCGTCGTCATCGCTTCCGACCTCTCCAAGGACATGTCCGGCAACCCGCTGATGTCGGGGGTGTCGTTCAAGCTCGAGCGCCGCGACCGGCTGACGATCGCCGGGCGCAACGGCGCGGGCAAGACGACGCTGTTGCGGATGCTGGCCGGCGAGACCGGGATCGACGGCGGCGAGCTGGTCTTCCAGAAGGGCGTTCGCGTCGCGCTGCACGACCAGCGCCCGCCGCGCGACCAGGACGTCACGCTGCGCGACTACGTGCTCTCCGCCTGCAAGGAGCAGCTGTCGCTGGAGGCCGAGCTGGCGTCGCTCGAGGTCAAGATGGCCGAGGGCGACGAGGCGGCGATGAACCGCTACGCCGACACCTACGCGAAGTTCGAGGCGGCCGGCGGCTACGGCTGGCGCGACCGCGCCGGCAACTACCTGCACGGGCTCGGCTTCGCCGACGAGGCGCTGGACCGCAAGCTCGACACGTTCTCCGGCGGGCAGCTGACGCGCGCCTCGCTGGCGCGCGCGCTGGCCGTCGAGGCCGACCTGCTGCTGCTCGACGAGCCGACCAACCACCTCGACATCGAGTCGCTGGAGTGGCTGGAGAGGACGCTGACCGGCCTGGACTGCGCGATCTGCCTGGTCGCGCACGACCGCTGGTTCCTGGAGGCCGTCGGCACCGCGGTGCTGGAGCTGGAGCTCGGCAGGTCCAAGTACTTCAGGGGCACCTGGCACGCGTGGCGCCGCGAGCAGGCCGCGCGCGAGATGGCGCTCGGCAAGGCGATCGAGAAGCAGCAGGCCGAGATCGCGCGGATGGAGGCGTTCGTCGAGCGCTTCCGTGCGAAGGCGTCGAAGGCCAGGGCGGCGCAGTCGCGCGTCAAGGCCCTCAACAAGATCGAGCGGGTCGACCGCGATCCCCGCGACACGCGCGAGCTCGGGTTCTCGTTCGCCAAGCCGGAGCGCACGGGCCGTGTGATCTTCGAGCTGGAGGACGGGCGCCTGGAGGTCGGCGAGGGCGAGCGCCACAAGCTGCTGGTCGAGGACGGCGAGCTGTGGCTGGAGCGCGGCGAGCACGTCGCGCTCGTCGGTCCCAACGGCACCGGCAAGACCACGCTGATCGAGGCGCTCGCCGGCGCGCGGCCGCTGGACGGCGGCAAGCTCCGGACGGGGCACAATCTCAAGGTGGGGTACTTGAGCCAGCACGACTCCGAGCTGGAGGGGCTGGGCAGCGCGCGGACGGTCGCCGAGGCGTGCGTGAAGCGCACGGGGCTGACGCCGGGCAAGGCGCGGTCGTTGCTGGGCAAGTTCCTGTTCAGCGGCGAGGACGCGGAGAAGCCGCTGGACGGGCTGTCCGGCGGTGAGCGCAAGCGGCTGGCGCTGGCGATCCTGCTGTCGCAGGGCGCGAACGTCCTGATCCTCGACGAGCCGACCAACCACTTGGACTTGGAGTCGCGCGAGGCGCTGGAGGATGCGCTGAAGGGCTTCGAGGGCGCGCTGCTGCTGGTCACCCACGACCGGGCGCTGCTGGAGGCGGTCGGGACGCGCACCGTCGCGCTGGAGCACCAGCGGCTGCGGTCCTACCTGGGCGACTGGGTCGAGTACGCGCGGATCCGCGAGGAGCGCAGGGCCGCGGGCGAGGACCCGGACGGGCCGCCGCCGGCCAGGGCGAAGGCGGCTGCGAAGCCGAAGCCCTCGAAGGCGAAGGCCGCTGCTCCGGCGGTGGCGGTGGCTGCCGCTCCGAAGGCGAACGGCAACGGCGCGGCGACCGCGACGGTTCCTGCGCCGTCCAAGAACGCCCAGAAGCAGACGGCCAAGCTGGAGAAGGCGATCGAGACCGCCGAGGCCGCGCTCGCGTCGCTCGAGGAGGAGCTGGCCGCGCCCGAGGCGTGGGCGACCCAGTACGAGTCCGCGAAGAACACCGCCCGTCACACCGCCGCCAGGCGCGCGGTCGACGACGCCTACGCGGCGCTCGAAGAGCACCTGGACAAGATCGGCGCCTAG
- a CDS encoding alpha/beta fold hydrolase has protein sequence MSHRFLLAAALCAACLAAAPVASAAEVQTHVTGWTHAPGPRKYDRLDVTKFGNLRSRNVLILVPGTNGGRGDFTLDARDIVRQERDIQVWAVDRRSQALEDTSVFRQALAGTVTPQQMFSYYAGWIADPSIQPHYQPPDAAQLGFAADWGLKVQLEDVRAVIAAAHRGGATRVLLGGHSLGASVAVAYAAWDFDGHPGYRDLNGLVLIDGGLLGSFDSADLAQARTRLAAIRRQPFLDLLGLGLPWVTGILSESAAILALKEPDAPSVGQRFSLLPAAFKPPIPVTNEGQFGFAFDATTSPKALGLIQVRAGSLGSDGRWVDGEVSPIRRVEETFGQEPGNAVEWFYPARLNLDVDAASPLVQNSAAKYLGLRLKDAKRNLAQSDLALYALQTSLTNGAVLKGAKKFARLANTDRYHTKYVDASRTDSHLDPLTAAPERSAFLRTFEPWLQQVLAED, from the coding sequence ATGTCCCACCGCTTCCTGCTCGCCGCGGCGCTCTGCGCGGCCTGCCTCGCCGCCGCTCCGGTCGCCTCCGCGGCCGAGGTCCAGACCCACGTCACGGGCTGGACCCACGCGCCCGGGCCGCGCAAGTACGACAGGCTCGACGTCACGAAGTTCGGGAACCTGAGGTCGCGCAACGTCCTGATCCTCGTGCCGGGGACGAACGGCGGCCGCGGCGACTTCACGCTCGACGCGCGCGACATCGTCAGGCAGGAGCGCGACATCCAGGTGTGGGCGGTCGACCGGCGCTCGCAGGCGCTGGAGGACACGAGCGTCTTCCGCCAGGCGCTGGCCGGCACGGTCACGCCGCAGCAGATGTTCAGCTACTACGCGGGCTGGATCGCCGACCCGTCGATCCAGCCGCACTACCAGCCGCCGGACGCCGCCCAGCTCGGCTTCGCGGCCGACTGGGGCCTGAAGGTCCAGCTGGAGGACGTCCGGGCGGTGATCGCGGCCGCCCACCGCGGCGGCGCCACCCGCGTCCTGCTCGGCGGCCACTCGCTCGGCGCGTCGGTCGCGGTCGCCTACGCGGCGTGGGACTTCGACGGCCACCCGGGCTACCGCGACCTCAACGGCCTGGTGCTGATCGACGGCGGCCTGCTGGGGTCGTTCGACTCGGCGGACCTCGCGCAGGCCAGGACGCGCCTGGCGGCGATCCGCAGGCAGCCGTTCCTGGACCTGCTCGGGCTCGGCCTGCCGTGGGTGACGGGGATCCTGAGCGAGAGCGCCGCGATCCTCGCGCTGAAGGAGCCCGACGCGCCGTCGGTCGGCCAGAGGTTCTCGCTGCTGCCCGCCGCGTTCAAGCCGCCGATCCCCGTGACGAACGAGGGCCAGTTCGGCTTCGCGTTCGACGCGACGACCTCGCCGAAGGCGCTCGGGCTGATCCAGGTCCGCGCCGGCTCGCTGGGCAGCGACGGCCGGTGGGTCGACGGCGAGGTCTCGCCGATCAGGCGCGTCGAGGAGACGTTCGGGCAGGAGCCCGGCAACGCGGTCGAGTGGTTCTACCCCGCGCGCCTGAACCTCGACGTGGACGCCGCGTCGCCGCTCGTGCAGAACAGCGCCGCCAAGTACCTCGGCCTGCGGCTGAAGGACGCCAAGAGGAACCTCGCGCAGAGCGACCTGGCGCTCTACGCGCTGCAGACGTCGCTGACGAACGGCGCGGTGCTCAAGGGCGCCAAGAAGTTCGCCAGGCTCGCGAACACCGACCGGTACCACACCAAGTACGTCGACGCCTCGAGGACCGACTCCCACCTCGACCCGCTGACCGCGGCGCCCGAGAGGAGCGCGTTCCTGAGGACGTTCGAGCCGTGGCTGCAGCAGGTGCTGGCCGAGGACTAG
- a CDS encoding D-alanyl-D-alanine carboxypeptidase, protein MSAAHAPAAAHVAAAPKTDKTLKADLVRLAKAAGGSGGFTVIDDRTGRTVAASDPDTSRPLGSTAKLLTTGLAAATFTPPTNYLNTSVETSTPVGVDGTLDGDLFLVGVGDPLMGEAQLQTLADGVQRAGIRTISGSIVGDGSRFDDWVGGPSTHGAFDLNMNGSIGALTYARGREAPDGPLQPDPARAAAFRFDDVLEARGVVIRGTPRQGIRDGSRPFAFSQTPVSAVIEDINKRSDDFAAEMLAKIAAYKVDGTQATTARAATDIAAYARTLHTRFRVVGGSGVDRRTSGAPRQLARYVRAIRRTAVVARSLPIAGVDGTLVNRMMSAPARGNCHAKTGSLPQSRDSALAGWCRVHGRTLVFAIQRTRVTSQPAAKDAEDTMVERIAASRPR, encoded by the coding sequence GTGAGCGCGGCGCACGCCCCGGCGGCAGCGCACGTCGCGGCGGCGCCGAAGACCGACAAGACGCTGAAGGCCGACCTCGTCCGGCTGGCGAAGGCCGCGGGCGGGTCCGGCGGCTTCACGGTCATCGACGACCGCACCGGGCGCACGGTCGCAGCCTCCGACCCGGACACCTCCCGGCCGCTGGGGTCGACGGCCAAGCTCTTGACCACAGGCCTGGCGGCCGCGACCTTCACGCCGCCGACCAACTACCTGAACACCTCGGTCGAGACCTCCACGCCGGTCGGCGTGGACGGCACGCTGGACGGCGACCTCTTCCTCGTCGGCGTGGGCGATCCGCTGATGGGCGAGGCGCAGCTACAGACGCTCGCCGACGGGGTGCAGAGGGCCGGCATCAGGACGATCAGCGGCTCGATCGTGGGCGACGGCTCGCGCTTCGACGACTGGGTGGGCGGGCCGTCCACGCACGGGGCGTTCGACCTCAACATGAATGGATCGATCGGCGCGCTGACCTACGCGCGAGGACGAGAGGCTCCCGACGGCCCGCTCCAGCCGGACCCGGCGCGGGCGGCGGCGTTCCGGTTCGACGACGTCCTGGAGGCACGTGGGGTCGTCATCCGCGGCACGCCGCGCCAGGGCATCCGCGACGGCAGCAGGCCCTTCGCCTTCTCCCAGACGCCGGTCTCCGCAGTGATCGAGGACATCAACAAGAGGTCCGATGACTTCGCCGCCGAGATGCTCGCGAAGATCGCCGCGTACAAGGTCGACGGTACGCAGGCGACGACGGCCCGCGCTGCCACGGACATCGCTGCCTACGCCCGCACGCTGCACACCCGCTTCCGCGTGGTCGGCGGCTCGGGGGTCGATCGCCGCACGTCGGGCGCACCGCGGCAGCTCGCGCGCTATGTGCGGGCGATCCGGAGGACCGCGGTCGTCGCGAGGTCGCTGCCGATCGCCGGTGTGGACGGCACGCTGGTCAACCGGATGATGAGCGCGCCCGCGCGCGGCAACTGCCACGCGAAGACCGGCTCGCTGCCGCAGTCGCGCGACAGCGCGCTGGCGGGCTGGTGCCGCGTCCACGGGCGCACGCTGGTCTTCGCGATCCAGCGCACGCGCGTGACGTCACAGCCCGCGGCCAAGGACGCCGAGGACACGATGGTCGAGCGGATCGCCGCCTCGCGCCCCCGCTAG
- a CDS encoding enoyl-CoA hydratase/isomerase family protein has product MAALSRERLDDGIEVIRLDRPDVRNAMDTAMLAELGSALTELAADDALRALVFSTTSERALCAGADVGEQLDHAAGVARMEAFARLYAAVEAFPAPTIAVCVGNVVGAGAELACGCDLRVGGDNLKLVFPGARLGVPVGPARLVPLVGLGKAKELIFTGRVVGVDEADALGLLARRATPEGAEAAALQLAREIAAHPPEGLRHLKGLFRAYEGTEDRVARENAEIVEFQRTGGGLPYGGVKR; this is encoded by the coding sequence ATGGCGGCACTCTCACGTGAGCGGCTCGACGACGGGATCGAGGTCATCCGGCTGGACCGGCCGGACGTCCGGAACGCGATGGACACGGCGATGCTGGCGGAGCTCGGCTCCGCCCTGACCGAGCTGGCGGCCGACGACGCGCTGCGGGCGCTGGTCTTCTCCACGACGTCCGAGCGCGCGCTGTGCGCGGGCGCCGATGTCGGCGAGCAGCTCGACCACGCCGCGGGCGTGGCGCGGATGGAGGCGTTCGCGCGCCTCTACGCGGCGGTCGAGGCGTTCCCGGCGCCGACGATCGCGGTCTGCGTCGGCAACGTCGTCGGCGCGGGCGCCGAGCTGGCGTGCGGCTGCGACCTGCGCGTCGGCGGCGACAACCTCAAGCTCGTGTTCCCGGGCGCGAGGCTCGGCGTCCCGGTCGGCCCGGCGCGGCTGGTCCCGCTGGTCGGGCTGGGCAAGGCGAAGGAGCTGATCTTCACGGGGCGCGTCGTGGGCGTGGACGAGGCGGACGCGCTCGGGCTGCTGGCGCGCCGCGCGACGCCCGAGGGTGCCGAGGCCGCCGCGCTGCAGCTGGCGCGCGAGATCGCCGCGCACCCGCCGGAGGGGCTGCGCCACCTGAAGGGTTTGTTCCGCGCCTACGAGGGCACGGAGGACCGCGTGGCCAGGGAGAACGCGGAGATCGTGGAGTTCCAGCGAACCGGCGGCGGGCTGCCGTACGGCGGGGTGAAGCGGTGA
- a CDS encoding acetyltransferase encodes MARDLLICGTRTFAEEVADLAGEVDGWRVAGFVENWERERAGGELDGLPIHWVDALAGMDGVWALCALVTTKRYTFTEQVAAHGIPFATLVHPTARVSSRTTVGEGTLVGAGAITGTRSAIGRHVIVNRGVLIGHHTTIGDHVSLLPGANVAGNVTIGDRAFVGMGALVLDGLTIGDRAVVAAGAVVTRDVPPGVQVVGIPASVVAETPDGR; translated from the coding sequence GTGGCGCGCGACCTGCTGATCTGCGGCACGCGGACGTTCGCCGAGGAGGTCGCCGACCTCGCCGGGGAAGTCGACGGCTGGCGCGTCGCGGGCTTCGTCGAGAACTGGGAGCGCGAGCGCGCGGGCGGCGAGCTCGACGGGCTGCCGATCCACTGGGTCGACGCGCTGGCCGGGATGGACGGCGTGTGGGCGCTGTGCGCGCTGGTGACGACCAAGCGCTACACCTTCACCGAGCAGGTCGCCGCGCACGGGATCCCGTTCGCGACGCTCGTCCACCCGACCGCCCGCGTCTCGTCGCGGACGACGGTCGGCGAGGGGACGCTCGTCGGCGCCGGGGCCATCACCGGGACGCGCTCGGCGATCGGCCGCCACGTCATCGTCAACCGCGGCGTCCTGATCGGCCACCACACGACGATCGGCGACCACGTGAGCCTGCTGCCCGGCGCCAACGTCGCCGGCAACGTGACGATCGGCGACCGCGCGTTCGTCGGGATGGGCGCGCTCGTGCTCGACGGCCTGACGATCGGCGACCGCGCGGTCGTGGCGGCGGGCGCCGTCGTGACGCGCGACGTCCCGCCGGGCGTGCAGGTCGTCGGCATCCCCGCCAGCGTGGTCGCCGAGACGCCCGACGGGCGCTAG